The genomic DNA ATTTCCTACGAAGATAAACCCGATCGTTTCAAGGAAGTGCATTATCTGCTCGGAAGGATTTTGGAAAAAGAAGGGGATAAGAAATCCGCCGAGGATCATTACGGCGAAATCCTCGCTGTTGATTACGACTATCGCGATGTCCGGGATCGACTCCAGGGACTCGACGCAAAAGACGACTGAATTCTGTTTCGCGCGTAAGATGACGGGGGCACTCTCTATGAGAAGCCCTCAAATTCTAGAACTTCCTGGGGGCTTCCGCTATCACAGAACGCCCGCCACACAAAGCCACCTGAATGGAATCAGGTTTTGTATGTGATTCCTGTTAAAAATGACCGTGTGCAATTTTTGGATGCTTTAATAATCGTTCGTGTTGTTCTCCCACCCATCAACACGTTTCAATGATCCACCCTGGAAACTCATTCATGGGATCCGTTGTTGATTAGTAAGCGCCCAACAACATTCAACATTGAAGGCACATTTCGTCAGACAGGAGATGTTCGACGGGTCGTTCCTATTCATTGACTCACAACGACTCACAAACGTGTAATAAACACATGCAATTCTGTCGAAGTGAATGCTTGATACTCTCTACGTCACTGATTATCGTGACTCACAAGCTGATTAAAGTCCTGGCAAATGATCTCTGTGAGGGCTTTTCCTGATAACGATTCACAGAAATAGATTGCCATGTTATCGATGAACTCTTACTCCATGCGAACTCTCCTCGTCGTTGCCTCCTGCATTTTAATCGCAAAAACTTTACCAGCACAGGAACAATTAGAGGTCCCTCAAAAATGGACTTATTCTCCTGAACTCCTCAAACCATTCTGGCGAGGAGATCTCGTCGAACAGGAATCCGTTCTTTTTCTAAAAAGTAAACCTGAGGAGCCGGCGCGAGGAAAGGTCTTGTTTCCCATCGAGGAAGTTATCTCGGTACGTAGTTCTGCGGGGGACAAAATTTATCAGGAAGGTATCGATTATCAATATGATGTCGGAACCCGTGAACTGATTATTCCGGCAGGGTCTGAGATTGTCACATCAGTCGCTTCAGACCTGCGACGCCCCGCGAATTCGCAAAGACACCAGTTGACGCATCGTGATGGCAACGGAGAAATTCTATTTGGTAGCGGATTAGATTATCATCAAATGCAAACATCCGTGACCTATAAAAAAGCCAATTCTACTTGGCCTCTCATGATGCCGGAATACGATGCCAGCGTTCTGCCGATTACACTGCAGAAATTACAGGATCAACAGGAAATTTCCATAGTCCTGCTGGGAGATAGCATCTCCACGGGATGCAATGCCTCAGGTTGGGGAGGTGGTGCTCCTTATCAACCGCCGTATCAGGATCTGCTCGTCCAGCATTTACAACATCATTATCAGGCAAAAGTTAAGCTGACGAATCTTTCGGTAGGTGGAAAGTCGACTCCATGGGGGCTGACAATGATTGAAAAGGTGACTGAGCACAAACCCGATCTGGTCATCCTCGCCTTTGGAATGAATGATTCGGCTGGTCGTTCCGCTGAAGAGTACGGTCAAAACACTGCCAAGATGATTAAGGCCACTCGCGATGTGCTACCACAAACCGAATTCATTTTGATTGCAACCATGCTGGGAAATCGAGATTGGACTCGACTTCATCACGAAATCTTTCCTTTATACCGCAACGAACTCGCAGCGTTGTGTGAGCCGGGGATTGCGTTGGCCGATATGACAAGTGTCTGGAACCAACTTCTTAAGTGGAAAAAAGATGCGGATTTGACTGGCAACGGGGTCAATCACCCCAACGATTTCGGTCATCGTATCTATGCTCAGGTTCTTGCCTCATTACTCATCAAGTGAAGGGCTCGATGATATCGTGCGGAATTAGGAGTTTGTGGCAACTGGTGTCGCTCAGGCAGTTCCTGTCCTACAAGATTTTCAGTAACTTCACGTATGTCCAATATTGCAAACGCTGATTTAGGCTGCGTTGATCTGTCGATCGACGCAGCTTGTTTCATTTCCTTCTGTTGATTCGGAGAAATATTCGGTAAACTGAAAGGAGATCCCCAACCAGTTCAGAAATCTCTTGCTCCTCCTCATTTGGGCAAACGGTGACATCATGACGACTACCCTCATTAATAATGCAATCTGCGTATTTCCCGACCATCTAGACCAGCTCGATGTCCTGCTGCGGAATGGGAAAATTGAAATCGATCCTGCCGATACCTCTTCTGCAGATGAAGTGGTCGATGCCACGGGTTTGCATCTCATCCCTGGTATCATTGACGATCAGGTCCACTTCCGCGACCCGGGACTGACCCATAAAGAAGACCTGCACACTGGGTCGCGGGCCTGTGCAGCTGGGGGCATTACAACTTTTCTGGAAATGCCTAATACGAATCCGACAACCACAACGGTTCAGGCTCTGCACGATAAACTGGATCTGGCAGCCGGGAAGTCGATCGTTAATTACGGATTTTATATTGGAGCAACGACCGACAATATCGAGGAACTAAAAAAGGCTGAGCGCACACCCGGAATCAAAATCTTTATTGGTTCGAGCACTGGGAATTTACTGGTCGATGATCAGGAAGCTCTCAAGCAGATTTTTGCGGAAACTACGTTGCCAATTTGTGCCCATTGCGAGGATGAAGCGACCGTGCGGGCGAATGCGGTCAAACTGGCTGGCGGGAAATCTTTTGCCGATCATTCGCTGATTCGCAACCATGAAGCCGCAATCATCTCAACAAGACGGGCGATGGATCTGGCGATCAAATACAATCATCGATTTCACGTACTCCATGTTTCAACCGCTGAAGAATGTGACATGCTGTACTCGTATTATGCAAGTCTTGAATCGATGAACGACTGCATCATCACCGCGGAAGCCTGCCCACATCATCTCTATTTCAGTATCGACGATTACGAACGACTCGGTTCGCTGATTCAAATGAATCCTTCCGTGAAAACGAAGAAGGATATCAAGCGATTGTGGCGAGCATTGAATGAATGGACAATTACCGTCATCGCGACCGATCACGCGCCTCACACATTAGAAGAGAAGAAACAGCCTTATCCGAAATCGCCATCAGGTTTACCAGCCGTCGAAAATTCACTGGCATTAATGCTCGATGCGGTGAATCGAAACATGATTCGGCTGGAAAATATCATAAACGCGATGACGATCAATCCTGCTCGCGTCTGGAACATTGCCAACAAGGGTGCACTTTGGGAGGGGTACGATGCTGATGTCGTACTTGTCGATCTGAATTTGAAAAAGACAATCCTTAACGAATATCAGTTAACGAAAAGCGGCTGGTCGCCCTGGCACGGCACCGAACTGACCGGCTGGCCCGTCAAAACGTGGTGCAATGGCGAAGTTGTGTTTGATGGCAAGACTGTGAATACCGAACATCGCGGACGTGAAGTGACGTTTAATCGTTGAGAATCAAAAGCTGATCTCAAGTCGCAATTAAATATATTAAACAAGAATTAAAAGGTAGATAATGACGCTCAAGGAAAGACTTCGTTTCGGGCTCGAACATGCTCGCCGCGTGACGAATAAACTTCTGGATGAGATTCAGGAACCGAACGACTGGGTACTTCGCCCCACTCCAAATGCCAACCACGCCATGTGGATTGCCGGACATCTGGCATTAACGGATAACCGTTTTGCGATCATGCTTGACCCACCCTCGGCGATTGACCTGGATCATTTGAAGGATCTATTTGGAAAATTTTCGCAACCGCAGGAAGAACTCTCGGCTTATCCCAGCGTGAAAGAAGTCCGCGAATTGATGCGGGATCGTCGGCAGAATTTCCTACGAATTCTCGACAACTGCAGTGAAGAGGATTTGGAGCAACCGACTCCCGAAGGAGCTCCCCCCTTCATGCCGAATGTGGGCATGGTCTTTCAAATGGCCGCCTGGCATGAACCGATTCACACCGGCCAATTAACAATAATCCACCGCATACTCGGCAATACCCCGTTGGCTGATCGCCCAGTCGGGAAATAGAAATGTAGGGTGCGTCCTGACGCACCATGCTCGACTCATATTACCGTTTGATATTGAGAGTTCGTTATACCATCTTTTTACAGGATACGATTGTTCTGCATTCGCATATCCATTCCGGTGCGTCAAGACGCACCCTACTAGACTACATATTGAAACCCCTTATGTTAGATCTTCTCGTTGTCGCGACACATCCGGATGATGCGGAAATCAGTGTTGGGGGAATTATCCTCAAAGCCATTTCCGAAGGGCTGCAGGTCGGAATTCTCGACTTAACGTCAGGAGAACCAACTCCTCATGGAACGGATGCAGGACGTCTTCAGGAAACCGCGGCAGCCACCAAAACGCTTGGAGTTCAATGGCGGGAAAATTTAAATTTGCCAAATCGGAAACTCGAAGCCACGCTCAGCGATCGGCGAGCGTTGACGAATGTCTTTCGCACAACCCGACCGAAAATGATTCTGGCTCCCTGGTCCGAAGATGCTCATCCCGATCATGTCCGCGCCAGCCAACTCTGCGACGATGCCCGCTTCTGGGCAAAACTTTCCCGTTCCGACCTGGAAGGCAAAGCCTACTGGCCACCAAAGATGCTCTACTATTTCAGCGTCCATTTGCGGATTCATCCTAAGCCGAGTGTTGTCGTGGATATCAGCGAGCACCTCGAACAAAAAATGCAGGCGATTGCCTGCTATGAATCGCAAATCAAAACGGGACGAGACCAGAATTTCCCAACCGTCTTGGACGACATCCGCGACCGCGCCCGCTACTGGGGCTGGGCCATCCATTCCACTTATGCCGAACCGCTGATTTCACGCGAGGAGATCGGAGTGCATTCGATGAGTGGACTCATGTGAAAACTAAGAAAAGCCGCCTGAATTCTCAGACGGCTTTTCTTGTTAACTCTACTTGGAATACTCTACTCAAGATCAGTCGGAACTGGAACTTTGAGAGTTTCAGAGCCTTCGTGATTGATCGGTCCCATGACGGGTGAGTGAATCTGATGTTCTGCGATTCGGCTGGATTTGTGTGATCGGCCGTCGGCGATCCGACGATCCAGAATCACGCGGGCGGCATCGCGAACTTCGACATCGCTCAGGCGTCGCAAGTCACTCAGTTGAATCAGCGGTTTCAAGACAGCCAGAGTGTCTTCAACAGTCGATTTGAGTATTGTGATTTCCTGAAGCTCGCTTCGCATGTTTGATAACAGAGCAGCCTGATGTTCGAGTTCGAGTTGGAAATCTTCAAGGAGTTCTACTGTCTGAATGGCAGAAGTGATTCGAGTATTGTCGGTTGCCAGGTCTTTTTGGAAAGTCATCATTTCCTGTAGATTGACAGACGCTTTGGTCAGGTCTTCCTGATTTTGCTCCAGCAGTTTGGCTTCCAGGGCAGCCATGCGAGCCAGACTCTGCTCAGCTTCAGGAATTGCTTCCTGCTGTTTGATGATTTGAGCGTGCAATCCGTCAATTTTAGTCAGTATCTCATTAGATTCTTCCAGATTTGACTTCTTGGCAACAATTTTATTCGTCAAGTCATCCATGGCTGTTAAGACCATGCTGGCTTCATTCATGCCTTCTGCTTGCTTTGACATCCGCTCGGTCACATGTTGAACATCTGCCATCACTTGATCGGCTGCCAGCAGATCCTGACGAGTTATATTAGCCGACTTGCCTAAACGAACAACATGCTCATTCATAGATACCATGTGAGCCAGGGAATCCTGAGACTGGGCAATCGATTCCGACTGTGTCTTCAAAACTGTCTGCATGGAAGCGAGGTTGTCGAGAGTATTCATGGCCACATCCTGACCGGAACTCAAGGCCAGAACGTCATCTCGCATTTTACGAATTGAGGCGAGTGACTGCTGAACTTCAGACATCTGCCGCTGTTGCTGACGCAGGCCTGTGAGTAGATCGTTGGTTTTCCACAAATCATCCCGAGTCCCAACCAGCATGTGCATTTCAGACTGCATCATTGCAATTTCCGACTCCAGAGTATGCATCCGCTCTGTCATTGGCTTAGTGACGGTCAGATACATACCGAACAGTCCAAACACCAAGCCAGCTGTCAGCATGGACCAGGTTTTTGAAATCTTACGATTCGGATTTGGTTTTGGGGAAATGTGTGCGTTGTGCTTGAAGTGAAAATTTTGGTTCGCCACGGTATGGTCCTCCTGTCGCGTTGCAGGGGTACGCGACTTTATCGAGTTGAGATTGTATTTCCGAGACCAGGGTTGCCCGCTTTATCCAATCGGCAATGACATCCCATCCTTTCTCTACTCTCTGTTATCGCCATTTTTCGGTCATTCATGTGGTTTGTCTCACTTTCCCATACGAGATTTCATACGTAGGGCGAATTAAACGAGGGGTAGGGATTGCAACGATTCGGTCAGTTATTTCGGGTTGAGAATACTTTACCCGACATTTATTCAGTTGGTGAGAAATTCGCTGGATGCTGGCGTACTCATCTCGAAACGCTCATCGATGAACAAGTACTTTCAGCGGAAATTTTCGAGCAAGCTTCTGACAGTCTCAATTCAAAAAAAATTGAGGAAAGGAAGCCATTTACGTCTAGGCGATCTGCAATTACTCATTACAATACATGTTCACTTGCTTATGAAAGAGTCCTCTTTAGGCCCCTTAGCGGCGAAGGAATTCCGCAATGAAAACGGAAGAATCTGGTTATTTTAATGAATGGTCTTCGATCGGAGAGGTGAAAAAGTCTCGCTCGATCGATATGCATCATGCAGCTCACTCTGTCGAAAAAGAACTGGCAAGTCACCTCAACAGTAAATCCGGTATGGAATTTGAAAATCTGGTTGTACGTCGCCTGCCCAACGATGCGATCTGTCTCGAAGGAATTTTGAGGACAGATGATTCTGATTTTGACCTGAGCGATTATTTGAAATGTGCTTTGGGAGTCGAAACCATAGTCAATCGCGTCACGATGCGTGGAACCTGTGGTGCTGGAGAAGAAACGCTTTCCGGCGAGGATACTGTTGTTGACTGGAGCTAAAGCATATTCAAAAATACCTGCAGCGTTCGGCAGGAGCAAACACAGCGATTTAGGACATTTGGTGCCCATGCGACTGCAGAGACCATTTGAAAATGGTCTAAACCCTGCTTCAGTTCAAGTTCAAACAAAATTAACACCTGGCAAGGAAATTTCCTGCCAGGTGTTTTCTATTAATAACTGGAGCTTTGCAAAACGACAGCTGGGAGATAATTCCAGAATTGCGGGATGAGTTACCAGATGTTTTTACCATAGCGAGCCCAGTGAGGATTTCTCCTCAACCCGTTTACATTTTGATTCATGAACCGCCAAGACGCCAAGTGAAACAAGAGATCAACAGAAATGAAAATGGATTTGAGTGAATCAGGTTGAATTCACCACTAAGGCACAAAGAGATTTAGGGTTCATGAAAATCAATCACAAAACAGCCAGATGAGTTTGAGGCAATATTGTTATACAACTCTTGGTGCCTTTGTGTCTTCGTGGTCCAATTTCATTAACTGAAATTACGACTTGTTTCACTTGGCGTTTTGGCGGTTTATTTTCATGAGAGAAAAATAGATCGGAAGTAGGACATTCAATAAAATAAGAGTTTCGCAGGGTGCGTCGTGACGCATCTTTCACTCGAAGTTTTTGAACTCGACTTCATACCATTCGATCTGGCTGCCCCAATTGGGTGCATATTCTCCGAGTTTGATATCTCTATGAAATGAGGACCAGGCCCCTTCGGAAGCACGCTTCACGAAACCGTGTTTGAGGGGTTTGACATGGAGATAATCCACGCCTCTCTTCAAGTCCACTACATCATGAATTGTATGCCGGTAGAATTGCCGCTGCCAGACACCTCGTTCGCCCCTCTGAATGCGGCTGCGGGAAACAGTCGCGGACACCCCTCCGGCAGCCATTCAGTTTTTCGTAATAAGAGATTTGATGCGTCGTCATCGCAAGGAGTAATCTTGATCTCCCCTTGGCAATTCCCAGATTGTGTCAAAGATGATCTGGAAGTAGAACTATTGCAGTTAAACCACGTTTCATTTGAAAACCGGAGAAATCAGAATTCATCTACAAACTGACTTTGGATTTTTTACACCACAGAGGCACAGAGAACACAGAGATTGTTTTGCAGGAGAGATCCAGAAAGACTCAAACTTTCGAATATTGTATCAGCGATCTATGAGATGATATCTCCGTGTCCTCTGTGGTTTTAATAGTTCCTAAACTCGTTCTGCCGATTTAAACTGCACTCCATTAGAAAACAGCCAAAAAGGTTATGGCAACTTGCAGAACTCGTCTTGTTTTTCATTCAATTTGTATTCGTTCGAGTGACACGATTCGCTAACCCAATCTTTGATCTGTTTATCATCTATGGAAATCCGGTTCCCATTCGGAATAGGGTTTAGATCGAATGGATACTGGACTCGAACTTTTTGATGGCACTTCTGAAAAATTCTCTTCCCATATAAGTCGTGAGAATTTGACGACGCTTGTGTGTCACGACCGTAAAAAAGAAAAGATGTCCATCCCGTGATTGACGATAATTGATCATGCGGCAATGCCGTTGTTTGTTGCATGAAAACGTGACGAAGTGGATTGGTTCAGGCAATCACGTTTTTGATGACGTTGCCATGAACGTCGGTCAGACGGAAGTCGCGGCCGGCGTGGCGGTAAGTCAGTTTGGTGTGATCGATTCCCATCAGGTGGAGAATTGTGGCGTGCAGGTCGTGAACATCGACCTTGTCGCTGACAATCTCTTTCCCAATTTCATCCGTTTCACCATGCACGATTCCTCCTTTGATTCCCCCTCCTGCCAGCCAGATTGAAAAACAGTTGCCATGATGACCGCGACCGTTCTTACCTTCTTTGGTTGGTGTGCGTCCAAACTCTGTTGCCCACACGATCAGCGTTTCATCGAGCATGCTACGTTGCTTGAGATCTTTGATCAGCGCAGCGATTGGCTGGTCGACTGCTTTGGCCAGCGGAACGTGTTCCTTCATTTCCCCGTGTGAATCCCAGTTGGGGCGAGAGCCGGTATCGATCAGTTCGATGAATCGAACACCTCTCTCTGCCAGTCTGCGAGCCACCAGACACTGCCAACCGAAGCCCGTGTTCTCGCCTCGTTTTAGTGCATAGGCTTCCAGAGTTTTGTCGTCCTCAGTGTTCACATCGAACGCTTCTGGACCTGCGGTTTGCATTTGAAAAGCTGTTTCAAAAGATTTGATTCTCGCAGCCAGTTGAGTGTCGTCCTGTCGCAACTTCAGGTGCCCTCGATTGAAGGCTTCAGTCAGCCCGAGTTCCAGTTGCTGAATGTCTTGCCGCGTTGTCAGTGGAGCGAGGTTTTCGATGGGGTGCTTACCGGGAATAACCCTGGTTCCCTGATGATAAGCAGGTAGAAAATCGCTGGCATAAACCTGTGTTCCGCCATAGGGCAGGTGAGGGGCGACGACAATGAACGATGGGAGATTCTGGTTGATCGTCCCCAGTCCGTAACTGAGCCAGGACCCCATGCTTGGTCGAGCAAATGTCGGCGAACCGGTATGCATTCCCACGGCTGCTTCAGTATGGTCGAAATGTGCGGATTTCATCGAACGAATCACGCAGATATCTTCCATCTGTTCCCGCAGTTGTGGAAACAGATCGCTCACTTCTGTCCCACATTTTTTGTTGGGACTGTAAGGGAAGACACTGCCCATCAATTTGTCTTTTCCGCTGCCATCGCGACCATTCGCCGAAGGTTTCGGGTCGAAGGAATCAATATGAGAAACCCCACCAGTGGCAAACAGAAAGATGACCCGCTTCGCTTTGGCAGTAAAGTGTGGAGCCTTGGGCGTGAGTGGCCCCTCTGTCAATGAAGACTTAGTCTCTTCGGCCAGTAATTCGGACAGAATTCCGGGAAGCAGAATCGAACTCCCAACCATAGAGCGAATGGCGTTGCGGCGTGTCATGAAGTTGTGCATTGTTAATCCACGTACAAAAATTCGTTTGTGCGAAATAGGGCAAGAGCGAAACTGGTCCAGCATTGATGCTTGATCTCATCTGGCGACTTGTTCTTATCGGCACCAATTTCATCACTTAATGTTTTCTGAAACGACAGGGTGTTAGTTTTGTCATCTGTTGTCGCTGGGCGACCGAAAGTCAACAAGAACGCGAGGTCGATTCTCTGGTCGTCGTTGTCACATTCTGCCAGTAACCTCGTAGCAAACTTTTCGGCTCGACTATGTACGAACTCATTATTGAGCAGATACAGTGACTGAACTGTGGTGACGGAATTGTCTCTCACAGCGGACGATGCGTTTCGGTCTGGTCCGTCAAATGCAGTAAAATAGGGGCGGGCA from Rubinisphaera italica includes the following:
- the bshB1 gene encoding bacillithiol biosynthesis deacetylase BshB1, which gives rise to MLDLLVVATHPDDAEISVGGIILKAISEGLQVGILDLTSGEPTPHGTDAGRLQETAAATKTLGVQWRENLNLPNRKLEATLSDRRALTNVFRTTRPKMILAPWSEDAHPDHVRASQLCDDARFWAKLSRSDLEGKAYWPPKMLYYFSVHLRIHPKPSVVVDISEHLEQKMQAIACYESQIKTGRDQNFPTVLDDIRDRARYWGWAIHSTYAEPLISREEIGVHSMSGLM
- a CDS encoding SGNH/GDSL hydrolase family protein; protein product: MRTLLVVASCILIAKTLPAQEQLEVPQKWTYSPELLKPFWRGDLVEQESVLFLKSKPEEPARGKVLFPIEEVISVRSSAGDKIYQEGIDYQYDVGTRELIIPAGSEIVTSVASDLRRPANSQRHQLTHRDGNGEILFGSGLDYHQMQTSVTYKKANSTWPLMMPEYDASVLPITLQKLQDQQEISIVLLGDSISTGCNASGWGGGAPYQPPYQDLLVQHLQHHYQAKVKLTNLSVGGKSTPWGLTMIEKVTEHKPDLVILAFGMNDSAGRSAEEYGQNTAKMIKATRDVLPQTEFILIATMLGNRDWTRLHHEIFPLYRNELAALCEPGIALADMTSVWNQLLKWKKDADLTGNGVNHPNDFGHRIYAQVLASLLIK
- a CDS encoding DUF1501 domain-containing protein; translated protein: MTRRNAIRSMVGSSILLPGILSELLAEETKSSLTEGPLTPKAPHFTAKAKRVIFLFATGGVSHIDSFDPKPSANGRDGSGKDKLMGSVFPYSPNKKCGTEVSDLFPQLREQMEDICVIRSMKSAHFDHTEAAVGMHTGSPTFARPSMGSWLSYGLGTINQNLPSFIVVAPHLPYGGTQVYASDFLPAYHQGTRVIPGKHPIENLAPLTTRQDIQQLELGLTEAFNRGHLKLRQDDTQLAARIKSFETAFQMQTAGPEAFDVNTEDDKTLEAYALKRGENTGFGWQCLVARRLAERGVRFIELIDTGSRPNWDSHGEMKEHVPLAKAVDQPIAALIKDLKQRSMLDETLIVWATEFGRTPTKEGKNGRGHHGNCFSIWLAGGGIKGGIVHGETDEIGKEIVSDKVDVHDLHATILHLMGIDHTKLTYRHAGRDFRLTDVHGNVIKNVIA
- a CDS encoding DinB family protein, giving the protein MTLKERLRFGLEHARRVTNKLLDEIQEPNDWVLRPTPNANHAMWIAGHLALTDNRFAIMLDPPSAIDLDHLKDLFGKFSQPQEELSAYPSVKEVRELMRDRRQNFLRILDNCSEEDLEQPTPEGAPPFMPNVGMVFQMAAWHEPIHTGQLTIIHRILGNTPLADRPVGK
- a CDS encoding dihydroorotase; amino-acid sequence: MTTTLINNAICVFPDHLDQLDVLLRNGKIEIDPADTSSADEVVDATGLHLIPGIIDDQVHFRDPGLTHKEDLHTGSRACAAGGITTFLEMPNTNPTTTTVQALHDKLDLAAGKSIVNYGFYIGATTDNIEELKKAERTPGIKIFIGSSTGNLLVDDQEALKQIFAETTLPICAHCEDEATVRANAVKLAGGKSFADHSLIRNHEAAIISTRRAMDLAIKYNHRFHVLHVSTAEECDMLYSYYASLESMNDCIITAEACPHHLYFSIDDYERLGSLIQMNPSVKTKKDIKRLWRALNEWTITVIATDHAPHTLEEKKQPYPKSPSGLPAVENSLALMLDAVNRNMIRLENIINAMTINPARVWNIANKGALWEGYDADVVLVDLNLKKTILNEYQLTKSGWSPWHGTELTGWPVKTWCNGEVVFDGKTVNTEHRGREVTFNR